A single region of the Branchiostoma lanceolatum isolate klBraLanc5 chromosome 1, klBraLanc5.hap2, whole genome shotgun sequence genome encodes:
- the LOC136422668 gene encoding C-type lectin domain family 10 member A-like, producing the protein MDKNSSLGTSASGTNAGPPEASRTENAAVNAKIASDLAVGKGLTAMDENCCEEARYANGTGNEYEEACAVSKLRSSARRRAPEQSTPTESSTDEVVGNYIPGVGMRSPGQPRVCASAMMKTVSALSLVLNCCLLGTVIFLAVAMSDLKLSVKWLNKKTEMNAADLSNVADKLQQATKSTYGLSASYEKHGNALRKLAASLAQLTDSQMSGISDMLKLLEKAGDKTKKLQETSDDATDPPPTCPDGYQKYRQLCFKASLSIKTFSGAAAACRVDGGTLAMPRDPGTNGFLVSLINAKYAFGGSGDYWFGLHDRNEEGKWRWMDGTALETRSTMWGIDQPNNLRGGEDCGVYGWKNFWYDSVCQRKVKFICQVMSTGS; encoded by the exons ATGGACAAGAACAGCTCTTTGGGGACATCGGCGTCGGGTACCAATGCGGGGCCACCGGAAGCATCAAGAACGGAAAATGCAG CTGTGAATGCAAAAATCGCGTCCGACCTGGCTGTAGGGAAAGGGCTGACTGCGATGGATGAAAACTGCTGCGAGGAAGCTCGTTACGCCAACGGCACAGGCAATGAGTACGAGGAGGCCTGTGCTGTCTCCAAACTGAGGAGTTCGGCTAGGAGAAGGGCTCCTGAACAAAGCACCCCTACGG AAAGCTCTACCGATGAGGTCGTTGGAAATTACATCCCAGGGGTCGGTATGAGAAGCCCTGGTCAGCCCCGAGTCTGCGCCAGCGCCATGATGAAAACCGTCTCCgcgctgtccctagtgctgaactgcTGTCTGCTGGGCACTGTCATCTTTCTGG CGGTGGCAATGTCGGATCTGAAGCTGTCGGTCAAATGGCTGAACAAAAAGACGGAGATGAACGCGGCTGATCTGAGTAATGTCGCTGACAAACTGCAACAG GCAACTAAGTCAACATATGGCCTGTCAGCCAGCTACGAAAAACACGGAAACGCCCTGCGCAAACTCGCAGCCAGCCTGGCACAACTGACCGACTCTCAGATGTCTGGCATCTCAGACATGTTGAAGTTGCTGGAAAAGGCGGGAGACAAAACCAAGAAACTGCAAGAGACATCGGACGATGCAACTGACCCACCAC CGACCTGCCCTGACGGCTATCAGAAGTACCGCCAACTCTGCTTCAAAGCgtccctgtcaatcaaaaccttCAGTGGCGCGGCTGCGGCCTGTCGTGTTGACGggggcaccctcgccatgccccgtgaCCCCGGGACAAACGGCTTCCTGGTCTCCCTCATCAATGCGAAATACGCCTTCGGGGGGTCGGGTGACTACTGGTTCGGCCTGCATGATCGGAACGAAGAAGGGAAGTGGAGATGGATGGACGGCACCGCACTGGAGACCAGGAGCACAATGTGGGGGATTGACCAACCGAACAACTTACGAGGCGGTGAAGACTGTGGCGTGTACGGATGGAAGAACTTTTGGTACGACAGCGTCTGTCAACGGAAGGTGAAGTTCATCTGTCAAGTCATGTCAACAGGTTCTTAA
- the LOC136422681 gene encoding histone-lysine N-methyltransferase SETMAR-like produces the protein MANTLGEDSPSYSTVKKWVANFKRGKKSVKDDPRSGRPKTATSENEVEAIHRMIMNDRRATIRHIEHSLGISYDSVQNVLSNILGMSKLSARWVPRMLTRHQKLNRLEVSRTLLARFQSNPANFLKRFVTQDETWVHHFDPESKEQSKEWTKKGSQPPKKFKRVASVGKVMASVFWDSEGVIMIDYLQKGQTINGEYYASEL, from the coding sequence ATGGCCAACACACTTGGTGAGGACTCCCCTTCTTATTCCACCGTAAAGAAGTGGGTTGCTAACTTCAAACGAGGCAAGAAGAGCGTGAAAGACGACCCAAGGTCGGGACGCCCCAAAACAGCCACCTCAGAGAATGAAGTTGAGGCCATCCATCGCATGATAATGAATGACAGACGAGCGACCATCCGACATATAGAGCATTCATTGGGCATCAGTTATGActcagttcaaaatgttttgtccAACATCTTGGGGATGAGCAAGCTGTCTGCAAGGTGGGTACCCCGAATGTTGACTCGTCATCAGAAGCTGAACAGGTTGGAAGTTTCCAGGACACTTTTGGCCCGTTTCCAGTCTAATCCGGCCAACTTCCTCAAGAGATTTGTGACCCAAGATGAGACGTGGGTTCACCACTTTGATCCAGAGTCAAAAGAGCAGAGTAAAGAATGGACAAAGAAGGGGTCGCAGCCACCCAAGAAGTTCAAGCGCGTGGCATCGGTCGGCAAGGTGATGGCCTCTGTGTTCTGGGACAGCGAGGGAGTCATCATGATTGACTACTTGCAAAAGGGTCAAACCATCAATGGAGAGTACTATGCTTCAGAACTGTGA
- the LOC136422699 gene encoding cytidine monophosphate-N-acetylneuraminic acid hydroxylase-like: MPPNGGQTTLANIPPLASLPPGRTMDQRTVEVLQLSTQETEALRSGVNLIHRRIGNFIIYKDSTAAENPYKACRNVCKHQRGTFVRDIEDAACNVVRCSKHNWKLDTSTMKYVNPPDSFTQEQLFPELDEDGRLTLLELSPPEPWKADPRPRRRIEPGEVQVTFFAHACMEVKLGDKVMFFDPWLTGPAFARGWWLQHEPPADWLERLSRADLIYISHGHSDHLSYPTLELLSKRNPDVPFYVGDTSVPVFCRLGQSGVRLNCINVCKFGVWKEIDADTRFMILMDGVHPEFDTCILIDYKGHLILNTVDCVSPNAGRLPKNVDFMMSDFSGGNSGFPVTFSGKKYTEEWKEKFMANDRKNLLFHKKEVVREVNPKVYCPFAGFFLEAHPTDKYILENNPKNRPEQLAAVINRHLDSVMTWTPKPGSTLDLALALGDAADRRRAIADPPPHTKLYKDSWDFDFYIDKINESIENEIFAYPDWIRFYYEWVGFKNYDLVLRMIETDDYFNPVEGGYDFLVDFLDLSFPCQRPDRKHPYLEIKNRIGVHRQTVLHGLFWDDLYLGFQNRLSRDPDTFHFKFWNHVQILLSLQPPDWEGFLNKQKLRHGGKLPRAAWKPPHDTAKRTDTVSRLLRVLVQAKALLVPASIAFLATVAYIVL, translated from the exons ATGCCCCCCAATGGTGGCCAAACTACCCTGGCAAACATTCCCCCTTTAGCCAGccta CCCCCCGGGCGGACCATGGACCAGCGAACCGTGGAAGTCCTTCAACTGTCTACACAAGAGACAGAAGCCttgaggtcaggggtcaacctGATTCACAGAAGGATCGGAAACTTCATAATCTATAAG GATTCTACGGCTGCCGAGAATCCGTACAAGGCTTGTCGTAACGTCTGTAAGCACCAGCGGGGAACCTTCGTGAGAGACATCGAAGATGCGGCCTGCaa CGTTGTGCGCTGTTCCAAACACAACTGGAAGCTGGACACATCTACCATGAAGTACGTCAACCCGCCTGACAGCTTCACACAGGAACAGCTAT TCCCCGAACTAGACGAGGACGGTAGGCTAACCCTACTGGAGCTGAGCCCACCCGAACCGTGGAAGGCAGACCCCCGGCCCCGGCGGAGGATTGAGCCGGGGGAGGTGCAG GTGACGTTTTTCGCGCATGCGTGTATGGAGGTGAAGCTGGGAGACAAGGTCATGTTCTTCGACCCCTGGCTGACCGGGCCCGCCTTCGCCAGGGGGTGGTGGCTGCAGCACGAGCCGCCCGCTGATTGGCTGGAAAGGTTGTCACGTGccgacctcatttacataagcCACGGACATTCGGATCATCTCAG CTACCCGACGCTGGAGCTGCTGTCGAAGAGGAACCCCGACGTCCCGTTCTACGTGGGCGACACGTCTGTGCCCGTCTTCTGCAGGCTCGGACAGAGCGGGGTCCGGCTGAACTGCATCAACGTCTGCAAGTTCGGCGTGTGGAAAGag ATCGATGCAGACACGCGGTTCATGATCCTGATGGACGGTGTTCATCCCGAGTTCGACACCTGCATCCTGATCGACTACAAGG GCCACCTGATCCTGAACACCGTGGACTGCGTGTCGCCTAACGCCGGCCGGCTGCCCAAGAACGTGGACTTCATGATGAGCGACTTCTCAGGCGGGAACTCTGGGTTTCCCGTCACTTTCTCAGGCAAGAAGTACACAG AGGAATGGAAAGAGAAGTTCATGGCGAACGACAGGAAGAATCTGCTGTTCCACAAGAAGGAGGTGGTTCGTGAGGTCAACCCTAAGGTCTACTGCCCGTTCGCCGGATTCTTCCTCGAAGCACATCCGACGGACAA GTACATCCTGGAGAATAACCCCAAGAACAGACCCGAGCAGCTTGCCGCCGTCATCAACAGACACCTGGACTCCGTCATGACGTGGACGCCCAAGCCTGGGTCCACCCTGGACCTGGCGCTGGCTCTGGGGGACGCAGCCGAccgcag GCGTGCGATAgcggacccccctccccacactaaGCTGTACAAGGACAGCTGGGACTTCGACTTCTACATCGACAAGATCAACGAGAGTATAGAGAACGAGATCTTTGCCTACCCAGACTGGATACGGTTCTACTATGAGTGGGTAGGGTTCAAGAACTATGACCTGGTGCTGCGG ATGATAGAGACCGATGACTACTTTAACCCCGTGGAGGGAGGGTACGACTTCCTGGTGGACTTCCTGGACCTGTCCTTCCCCTGTCAGAGACCTGACAGGAAACATCCGTACCTGGAG ATCAAGAACAGGATCGGGGTCCACAGACAGACAGTTCTGCACGGTCTGTTTTGGGACGACCTCTATCTGGGCTTCCAGAACCGCCTGTCACGGGATCCGGACACGTTTCACTTCAA GTTCTGGAACCACGTGCAAATTCTGCTGTCCCTGCAGCCCCCGGACTGGGAAGGTTTCCTGAACAAGCAGAAGCTGCGTCACGGGGGGAAACTTCCCAGGGCGGCGTGGAAACCGCCACACGACACGGCAAAGCGTACAG ACACAGTCTCCCGTCTCCTGAGAGTCCTGGTCCAGGCAAAGGCGCTTCTTGTACCGGCGTCCATAGCTTTCCTGGCGACAGTGGCTTACATTGTCCTCTAG